From a single Methanofollis sp. W23 genomic region:
- a CDS encoding chemotaxis protein CheD, giving the protein MAEFRPADVNARFIGIGEYYVGEDPMTTIGLGSCIALILHDERHGVGAMAHVMLPESKGQADRPGKYADTALGVLLEGLERFGTRNGSLRAKMVGGANMFGFNDNNLNIGERNIEAVHMMLDQQRISLIAEDVGGKVGRSVIYDPGAGGEIVVRRADGACVEL; this is encoded by the coding sequence ATGGCCGAGTTTCGACCTGCTGATGTCAATGCCCGATTTATAGGAATCGGTGAGTACTATGTGGGGGAAGACCCCATGACCACCATCGGGCTTGGCTCATGTATCGCTCTGATCCTCCATGACGAGCGGCATGGTGTCGGAGCCATGGCCCATGTGATGCTCCCTGAGAGCAAAGGCCAGGCCGACCGCCCCGGGAAATATGCAGACACTGCGCTTGGGGTTCTGCTTGAGGGACTTGAGAGGTTTGGGACGAGAAACGGTTCGCTCAGGGCAAAGATGGTGGGCGGGGCCAATATGTTCGGGTTTAATGACAACAATCTCAACATCGGTGAACGGAATATCGAGGCGGTGCACATGATGCTGGACCAGCAGCGTATCTCCCTGATCGCCGAGGATGTCGGGGGAAAAGTCGGACGATCGGTGATCTATGATCCCGGAGCGGGCGGCGAGATCGTGGTAAGGAGAGCGGACGGGGCATGCGTCGAGCTGTAA
- the flaJ gene encoding archaellar assembly protein FlaJ, protein MFESVKNKLVEKNGGTVPFEEEVGAAKEKVAQIAENKKMEGDLVFMTTYMASAMTADVSRPELFEYTANRHEYISTKYIQKVVFFVKRWNYSYAEGLRMVADRVNNEMLRSMFNRYANSIESGVPDGEFLDVELDTARNVYRNTFEQGFEMLKKWGDAYIALLFSSMLVAIILMISVAIYAPSGIDSALNTAYALVFLTSGFGITLMYRAVPVDEKTIDRSMNHWCSREQSMIDRLQKPILTITAIGVFLLLLTGVNTGMVYLMLGLLLAPLGIIGYIDNHNVVLRDEDFPAFIRGVGSIMEGKGTTMVEAIREVDRKSLLALEPHINAAYTKLNLGLDEAMTWERFIGDCGTNLIAKYMNIFRDSVSLGGAPGVIGNIVGSSMLSQVLLRRKRDMVATGFIVLLVPMHIAMVGIFLALYEILHTMSEAVGEVMASLGESQAALTSSSGSIAGSMMGSMNMFINFPEDKMVPFVMIILLMITLSNIIAGKIVVGGDRYMVYFLSALLFTITGLLILVVPPIIGYFFQIPQFGAV, encoded by the coding sequence ATGTTCGAGTCGGTGAAGAACAAACTCGTCGAGAAGAACGGCGGGACAGTCCCCTTCGAGGAAGAGGTCGGGGCGGCGAAGGAAAAGGTCGCCCAGATCGCTGAGAACAAGAAGATGGAAGGGGACCTGGTCTTCATGACGACCTACATGGCCTCGGCGATGACGGCAGACGTCTCGCGGCCAGAACTCTTCGAGTACACTGCAAACCGGCACGAGTACATCTCGACAAAGTACATCCAGAAAGTGGTCTTCTTTGTCAAGCGCTGGAACTACAGCTATGCCGAGGGCCTCAGGATGGTGGCCGACCGGGTCAACAATGAGATGCTCAGGAGCATGTTCAACCGCTACGCCAACTCCATCGAGTCTGGTGTGCCTGACGGCGAGTTCCTGGATGTAGAACTGGACACCGCCCGCAACGTCTACCGCAACACCTTCGAGCAGGGCTTCGAGATGCTGAAGAAGTGGGGCGACGCCTATATCGCCCTCCTCTTCTCCTCGATGCTGGTCGCGATCATCCTGATGATCTCGGTCGCGATCTATGCTCCGAGCGGGATCGACTCGGCCCTCAACACGGCCTATGCCCTGGTCTTCCTCACCTCGGGCTTCGGCATCACCCTGATGTACCGCGCTGTCCCGGTCGACGAGAAGACCATCGACCGGTCGATGAACCACTGGTGTTCGCGAGAACAGTCGATGATCGACAGGTTGCAGAAACCTATCCTTACAATCACTGCGATCGGGGTTTTTCTTCTCCTGCTTACAGGAGTGAACACAGGAATGGTCTACCTGATGCTCGGGCTCCTGCTTGCCCCTCTCGGGATCATCGGCTACATCGACAACCACAATGTGGTGCTCAGGGACGAGGACTTCCCGGCATTTATCAGGGGGGTGGGGTCGATCATGGAGGGGAAAGGCACCACCATGGTCGAGGCGATCAGGGAGGTCGACCGCAAGTCTCTCCTCGCCCTCGAACCCCATATCAACGCCGCTTATACCAAGTTGAACCTCGGTCTCGACGAGGCCATGACCTGGGAGCGGTTCATCGGCGACTGCGGGACAAATCTCATCGCGAAGTATATGAACATCTTCAGGGACTCGGTCTCGCTCGGCGGCGCCCCGGGAGTCATCGGCAATATCGTGGGTTCGTCCATGCTCTCGCAGGTGCTCCTGCGCAGGAAGCGCGACATGGTGGCGACCGGGTTTATCGTCCTCCTGGTCCCGATGCATATCGCCATGGTCGGGATCTTCCTGGCCCTGTACGAGATCCTTCACACGATGTCGGAGGCCGTCGGCGAGGTCATGGCGTCGTTGGGCGAGAGCCAGGCGGCCCTCACCTCGTCGTCGGGGTCGATCGCCGGGTCGATGATGGGTTCGATGAACATGTTTATCAACTTCCCTGAGGACAAGATGGTCCCCTTTGTGATGATTATCCTCCTGATGATCACGCTGTCCAACATCATCGCGGGCAAGATCGTTGTCGGGGGAGACCGCTATATGGTCTACTTCCTCTCGGCGCTCCTCTTCACCATCACGGGATTGCTTATCCTTGTCGTACCGCCGATTATCGGTTACTTCTTCCAGATACCCCAGTTTGGAGCGGTTTAA
- a CDS encoding protein-glutamate O-methyltransferase CheR, with protein sequence MDDFVALNRTIERVVGIKTSNYKEDYIRRRVLSRMRISGNDSFADYHKYLLSEEEEKDRLRNALTINVTEFLRDPEVFSVVRTQVLPEILEKKTRVRIWCAGCATGEEAYTYAMLARDLSFTHEIDCTIYATDIDRKVLERAREGVYDARALKNLKEREIQKHFFHRDDGKYEAKPELKAMIRFSYHDLMSNIPAARFLDIVSCRNVTIYFNEAQKTDLVRMIHDALRMDGYYVMGKTEYLGRDVEALFAPFDPIQKVYTKK encoded by the coding sequence ATGGACGACTTTGTAGCACTCAACCGGACTATCGAGCGTGTGGTAGGGATCAAGACCTCCAACTACAAGGAAGACTACATACGCCGCCGCGTCCTCTCCAGGATGCGGATCTCAGGGAATGATTCATTTGCCGACTATCACAAGTATCTCCTCTCTGAGGAGGAGGAGAAAGACCGTCTCAGGAACGCCCTCACCATCAATGTGACCGAGTTCCTGCGAGACCCCGAAGTCTTCTCGGTGGTGCGCACGCAGGTGCTCCCAGAGATCCTGGAGAAGAAGACGCGGGTGCGGATCTGGTGTGCAGGGTGCGCCACAGGGGAAGAGGCATACACCTATGCGATGCTTGCCAGGGATCTCTCGTTCACCCACGAGATCGACTGCACCATCTATGCGACCGACATCGACCGCAAGGTCCTCGAGAGGGCGCGGGAAGGGGTGTACGACGCGAGGGCCCTCAAGAACCTCAAAGAAAGAGAGATCCAGAAGCACTTTTTCCACAGGGACGACGGGAAGTACGAGGCAAAGCCCGAACTGAAAGCGATGATCCGCTTCTCCTATCATGACCTGATGTCCAATATCCCGGCAGCCCGATTCCTGGATATCGTCTCATGCAGGAACGTGACCATTTATTTCAATGAAGCGCAGAAGACCGACCTGGTGCGGATGATCCATGACGCCCTCAGGATGGACGGGTATTATGTGATGGGCAAGACCGAATACCTGGGACGCGACGTCGAGGCCCTTTTCGCCCCCTTTGACCCGATCCAGAAGGTCTATACCAAGAAGTAA
- a CDS encoding chemotaxis protein CheC translates to MKLTEIQTDALEELGNIGAAHAATTLSQMLMSNIEMDVPAVDIIDIADFYQNVGDEKVALVVFRIKGEVAGEGFVVMLMPLKSAIRMTNTMLGMGDTEREITEMDESAIIEIGNIMVSAFLDATAGLLGIVMLPSPPSLCIDMGHAGLEALIAEVATDTNDVVVFRTKLTSGQHAIDGTILMFLTPEMLENLLNLLEALTSQGI, encoded by the coding sequence ATGAAACTAACAGAAATACAGACAGATGCACTCGAAGAACTCGGAAACATCGGGGCGGCCCATGCCGCGACGACCCTCTCCCAGATGTTGATGAGCAATATCGAGATGGACGTACCGGCGGTCGACATCATCGATATTGCTGATTTTTACCAGAATGTGGGTGATGAAAAAGTCGCCCTTGTAGTCTTCAGGATCAAGGGGGAGGTCGCGGGCGAGGGCTTTGTCGTGATGTTGATGCCGCTCAAGTCCGCGATCAGGATGACCAACACCATGCTCGGCATGGGTGATACCGAGCGCGAGATCACCGAGATGGATGAGAGTGCCATCATCGAGATCGGGAATATCATGGTCTCGGCCTTCCTTGATGCGACGGCAGGTCTCCTTGGTATCGTCATGCTCCCCTCGCCCCCGTCCCTCTGCATCGATATGGGACATGCAGGACTTGAGGCGCTCATCGCCGAGGTCGCTACTGATACCAATGATGTGGTCGTCTTCAGGACCAAACTGACCTCTGGCCAGCATGCGATTGACGGGACGATCCTGATGTTCCTGACTCCAGAGATGCTTGAGAACCTGCTCAATCTCCTTGAGGCACTTACCTCTCAGGGGATCTAA
- a CDS encoding chemotaxis protein CheB, giving the protein MIRILIVDDSVFIRTILRDIFSKSPEIEVVGVASDGAEALKQIDILKPDVMTLDIEMPKLNGLQVLEGMKRCRHRPKVMMLSSLTAKDAEHTKKALALGADDFMLKPTEIFKVRGIEEELVTRIKHLIEIKPAVKVAGRRDRVASTVVLFGSSAGGLQQLDLVLSRLSPDLGAAIVVTQHMPAGFTAALAERFNRICPLPVRESENGTVLMEGEVVISKAGYHSLISAVLTRNGTRGGKIIHSSAPPVHAVRPAIDKTFSSGAKIFKNRTLAVVMSGMGNDCGAGAADVRAAGGTVYVCKEHDCLVYGMARSALKTNCVNQVVSLRHIPEEVMKTVKKMEAVHG; this is encoded by the coding sequence ATGATCAGGATTCTAATTGTCGATGACTCGGTCTTTATCCGCACGATACTGAGGGACATCTTCAGTAAATCGCCTGAGATTGAGGTGGTGGGGGTTGCGTCTGACGGTGCTGAGGCGCTCAAACAGATCGATATTCTCAAACCGGACGTGATGACTCTCGACATCGAGATGCCGAAACTCAACGGTCTCCAGGTGCTTGAGGGGATGAAACGCTGTCGGCACCGGCCAAAGGTGATGATGCTCAGTTCTCTCACGGCAAAAGACGCGGAGCACACAAAAAAAGCCCTGGCTCTTGGCGCCGACGACTTCATGCTCAAACCCACCGAGATCTTCAAGGTCCGGGGGATCGAGGAGGAACTGGTCACCAGGATCAAGCACCTCATCGAGATCAAGCCTGCGGTCAAGGTCGCAGGGCGCCGGGACCGGGTCGCCAGCACGGTGGTCCTCTTCGGCTCTTCGGCCGGGGGACTCCAGCAGCTCGATCTCGTCCTCTCCAGACTCTCGCCTGATCTGGGGGCGGCAATCGTCGTGACCCAGCATATGCCCGCGGGGTTCACGGCCGCTCTTGCCGAGCGGTTCAACCGTATCTGTCCTCTTCCAGTAAGGGAATCTGAGAACGGGACGGTCCTGATGGAAGGTGAAGTCGTCATCTCAAAGGCCGGGTATCACTCCCTGATTTCGGCGGTGCTCACCAGGAACGGGACTCGTGGGGGCAAGATCATCCATTCCTCGGCGCCCCCGGTCCATGCGGTACGGCCGGCAATTGACAAGACCTTCTCGTCAGGGGCGAAGATATTCAAAAATCGCACCCTTGCCGTCGTGATGAGTGGTATGGGGAATGACTGCGGTGCCGGTGCCGCCGATGTCAGGGCCGCCGGCGGGACGGTCTATGTCTGTAAGGAACACGACTGCCTGGTCTATGGTATGGCCCGTTCAGCACTCAAGACGAACTGTGTCAACCAGGTGGTCTCCCTGCGGCACATCCCCGAGGAAGTCATGAAGACGGTCAAAAAAATGGAGGCAGTACATGGCTGA
- a CDS encoding chemotaxis protein CheA, giving the protein MADMEDYKELFVVESRESNETIAQAILNLEECNDRETIDEIFRSAHTIKGASASMGFMNLEKLCHTMEDVFDLIRNDKIVVSAPLIDVLLGCTDEIEDLLDSIEGGGTDQGENIEDLVTALENCKASGDRDDPPGAGAPETEEDGSGDPEDGEDPGDEPSAGEASGNGARYRVTVSIVSGSSMKDVRAMIALSNLDEIGTIISTTPSVEAIEDGQFEDSFETIIESEVGTEAIQAAVSGTDIAGVEVAPADAPPAPPKKKEKKETKKQKSDHRGKTREIKNIRVDIHLLDQMMNLVEDLVINRGRLKQIAQKHQIKEFDEALSMVGRSVADLQNLMMHIRMIPLSHIFNRLPRVVRDVAQQEEKEVDFIIEGGETELDRSVMDGLNDPLLHLIRNAVDHGIELPEDRKAAGKPEKGVLRLSAKRDRDNVVIRIEDDGAGVDVERVRAKAVSRGLYSEEDAASLSEEQVVDLLFSPGFSTAETITDISGRGVGLDVVKAAIESMKGSINVRSVEGKGTCFELVLPPTMAIVEVMMVRINGRRCAIPISNVVEVAILKTEAVHRVGTSQVILLRDEVLPIHLLDDMFGGSNHGEVLVVLQNSSKKCGIVADVVEGQQEVVVKPLSTLIGSCPGVGGVTIPGDGEVVPVLDVNTMI; this is encoded by the coding sequence ATGGCTGATATGGAGGACTATAAAGAACTCTTCGTGGTGGAGTCCAGGGAAAGCAATGAGACTATCGCCCAGGCGATCCTGAACCTGGAGGAGTGCAATGACCGGGAGACTATCGACGAGATCTTCAGGTCGGCGCACACCATCAAGGGTGCCTCGGCGTCGATGGGTTTCATGAACCTGGAGAAACTTTGCCACACAATGGAGGACGTCTTCGACCTCATCAGGAACGACAAGATCGTGGTCTCGGCACCACTCATCGATGTCCTGCTCGGGTGTACCGACGAGATCGAAGACCTGCTCGATTCGATCGAAGGCGGGGGGACCGACCAGGGAGAGAATATCGAAGACCTGGTCACGGCTCTTGAGAACTGTAAGGCAAGCGGGGACCGGGACGATCCGCCGGGGGCCGGGGCTCCCGAGACAGAAGAAGACGGTTCCGGGGATCCTGAAGACGGAGAAGATCCTGGCGACGAGCCGAGTGCAGGTGAAGCCTCCGGGAACGGCGCACGCTACCGTGTGACCGTATCCATTGTGTCAGGGAGTTCGATGAAGGACGTCCGTGCCATGATCGCCCTCTCGAACCTGGACGAGATCGGCACGATCATCTCGACCACCCCGTCGGTCGAGGCGATCGAGGACGGCCAGTTCGAGGACTCCTTTGAGACCATCATCGAGAGCGAGGTCGGAACTGAGGCGATCCAGGCGGCCGTCTCAGGGACCGACATCGCCGGGGTGGAGGTCGCGCCGGCAGACGCCCCTCCTGCTCCCCCAAAAAAGAAAGAGAAGAAAGAGACCAAGAAACAGAAGTCCGACCACCGCGGGAAGACGCGGGAGATCAAGAACATCAGGGTGGATATCCACCTCCTCGACCAGATGATGAACCTGGTCGAGGACCTGGTCATCAACCGTGGTCGCCTCAAACAGATCGCCCAGAAACACCAGATCAAGGAGTTTGATGAGGCCCTCAGTATGGTCGGGCGCTCGGTGGCAGATCTCCAGAACCTGATGATGCATATCAGGATGATCCCGTTGAGCCATATCTTCAATCGCCTCCCGAGGGTCGTACGTGACGTGGCCCAGCAGGAGGAGAAAGAAGTGGACTTCATCATCGAGGGCGGGGAGACCGAACTCGACAGGAGTGTCATGGACGGGCTCAACGATCCTCTCCTGCACCTGATCAGGAACGCCGTCGACCATGGGATTGAACTCCCTGAAGACAGGAAGGCCGCCGGAAAACCTGAGAAGGGGGTCCTCCGTCTTTCGGCAAAGCGGGACCGCGACAATGTCGTCATCAGGATCGAGGACGACGGTGCCGGGGTCGACGTCGAGAGGGTCAGGGCAAAGGCCGTCTCAAGAGGATTATATTCTGAAGAAGATGCCGCCTCTCTCTCAGAGGAACAGGTCGTCGACCTTCTCTTCAGCCCCGGGTTCTCGACCGCCGAGACGATCACCGACATCAGCGGCCGCGGGGTCGGGCTTGACGTGGTGAAGGCCGCGATCGAGTCGATGAAGGGTTCGATCAATGTCAGATCGGTCGAAGGGAAGGGCACCTGTTTTGAACTGGTCCTGCCGCCGACGATGGCCATCGTCGAGGTGATGATGGTCAGGATCAATGGCCGGCGGTGTGCGATCCCGATCAGCAACGTGGTCGAGGTTGCCATCCTCAAGACGGAGGCCGTCCACCGTGTCGGGACCAGCCAGGTGATCCTCCTGCGCGACGAGGTGCTTCCCATCCACCTGCTCGACGATATGTTCGGCGGGTCCAACCACGGCGAGGTCCTTGTGGTCCTCCAGAACAGTTCGAAGAAATGCGGTATCGTGGCCGATGTCGTCGAAGGACAGCAAGAGGTCGTCGTCAAACCGCTCAGCACTCTTATCGGGAGTTGTCCGGGCGTGGGCGGCGTGACCATCCCTGGTGATGGCGAGGTCGTCCCGGTTCTTGATGTAAATACCATGATCTAA
- a CDS encoding CheF family chemotaxis protein has product MSNVPVKIEKQGKWITAKLALDKEGMKSSDKSLAVLYKSIVDLEAKGSVLNIVVKGQKDPVRIASVAKVLSVLKRQILASCSAYRLGTFFMSPAVRGGVFVKNAAWEKGGIAVLVSGIWFFSKNHQICVPLDDVASIEMTKREVQGKDVDVIKIDHIEEDEVVTSLVLCPITTLQVLYNFLKESTKGMDVASHEVDPQSAQVAMLVYSGMDTASIENMLTLSQRDVDRVYDALIKQGLAEVVVTRREVKLTTKGVRFISDATKV; this is encoded by the coding sequence ATGAGTAATGTGCCTGTGAAGATCGAGAAGCAGGGGAAGTGGATCACCGCAAAACTCGCACTGGACAAAGAAGGGATGAAGTCCTCGGACAAGTCCCTTGCAGTCCTGTACAAATCGATCGTCGACCTGGAGGCAAAGGGCAGTGTCCTCAATATCGTCGTGAAAGGACAGAAGGACCCTGTCAGGATCGCCTCGGTCGCGAAGGTACTCAGTGTTCTTAAGAGGCAGATCCTTGCCTCGTGCAGTGCATACCGTCTTGGCACTTTCTTCATGTCTCCGGCAGTGAGAGGCGGCGTCTTCGTCAAGAACGCAGCCTGGGAAAAGGGGGGTATCGCCGTCCTGGTCTCGGGGATCTGGTTCTTCTCGAAGAACCACCAGATCTGTGTCCCTCTCGATGATGTCGCCTCGATCGAGATGACCAAGCGTGAGGTCCAGGGCAAAGACGTCGATGTCATCAAGATCGACCACATCGAAGAGGACGAGGTGGTCACCAGCCTGGTGCTCTGCCCGATCACGACGCTCCAGGTCCTCTATAATTTCCTGAAAGAGTCCACCAAGGGCATGGATGTGGCGAGTCACGAGGTCGACCCCCAGTCGGCACAGGTCGCCATGCTTGTATACAGTGGGATGGACACCGCATCGATCGAGAATATGCTCACACTCTCACAGCGTGATGTCGACCGCGTCTACGACGCCCTGATCAAACAGGGACTTGCCGAGGTCGTCGTAACTCGAAGGGAGGTGAAACTCACCACAAAAGGCGTGAGGTTCATCTCAGATGCAACAAAAGTATAA
- a CDS encoding response regulator yields MGRILIVDDTLFMRTLLKNILFSGGHTIVGEAENGEEAIAKYQELKPDLVTMDVVMPKKNGIEALQGIREVDPHARVVMCTAVGQEQMVKLAVKSGAKGYIVKPFQAPKVLEEVKNVLGA; encoded by the coding sequence ATGGGAAGGATCTTAATCGTCGATGATACGCTCTTCATGCGGACTCTCCTGAAGAACATCCTCTTCTCTGGAGGGCATACGATCGTCGGTGAAGCCGAAAACGGCGAAGAGGCGATCGCTAAATACCAGGAATTGAAGCCCGACCTCGTCACGATGGATGTTGTCATGCCAAAGAAGAACGGCATCGAGGCACTCCAGGGGATCAGGGAAGTCGACCCCCATGCCAGGGTGGTCATGTGCACCGCGGTGGGCCAGGAACAGATGGTGAAATTGGCGGTAAAAAGCGGTGCAAAAGGCTACATCGTCAAACCATTCCAGGCCCCGAAAGTACTTGAGGAGGTGAAAAACGTCCTTGGGGCCTGA
- a CDS encoding type II/IV secretion system ATPase subunit → MSSGLTFSAKLPFKTEENEDLSGCYADLESSALYRMLPSNAREYVKHSPHLLEYLNIFPVNQYGIPLFFSELNNDAKKAETLNLIYPADGDTFIHILQDPDDVRNYYIPIEPSFLHSVGYLLPPVETRLIDLLDALETDPITEEERIAVLKKLIKEIVYIKKPDEEINPDLLDGTQKTSVKDRVVKFLNTDFSSKKKLDTSEVDKGITRLPDGRIVVTPQEHRALEYMMIRDKIEMGILKPFLSDPYIEDISCDGVGPIFIEHKAFKGLKSVIGFTDSGPLDQFVIKMAERIKKPITYRNPVVDATLPDGSRINIVYGSDISRHGSNFTIRKVNEEPLSILHLINSKTCDFMLAAYLWICLEFGMSLFVSGETASGKTTTLNAITTFLPPENKIVTIEDTPELTVPHRNWTREVAKGKGKGEGEGSDVTMFDLLKAALRQRPNQILVGEIRGVEGSVAFSAMQTGHPVMSTFHAASVEKLIQRLCGDPILIPKTHVDNLNIVIIQSAVRRPGGGTVRRMLSVNELVGYDPQTQGFSFVEMFHWDPVTDEHVFCGRGSSYLLENKIATLLGIPESKRNEIYFEVDKRAKILQRLNDAGYLRFWDLFHTISKIKKQGLLKIEV, encoded by the coding sequence ATGAGTTCAGGGCTCACATTCTCAGCGAAACTTCCCTTCAAGACTGAAGAAAACGAGGACCTGAGCGGATGCTATGCAGACCTCGAGTCTTCGGCCCTGTACCGGATGCTCCCCTCCAATGCACGGGAATATGTGAAGCATAGTCCTCACCTCTTAGAGTACCTCAACATCTTCCCGGTAAACCAGTACGGGATCCCGCTCTTCTTCTCTGAGCTGAATAATGACGCTAAAAAAGCCGAGACTCTCAACCTCATCTACCCGGCCGACGGCGACACCTTCATTCACATCCTCCAGGACCCCGACGATGTCAGGAACTACTATATCCCGATCGAGCCCTCCTTCCTGCACAGTGTAGGCTATCTCCTGCCGCCGGTGGAGACGCGGCTCATCGACCTTCTGGACGCCCTGGAGACCGACCCGATCACCGAGGAGGAGCGGATCGCGGTCCTCAAAAAACTGATCAAGGAGATCGTGTACATCAAAAAGCCTGATGAAGAGATCAATCCCGACCTCCTCGACGGCACCCAGAAAACTTCGGTCAAGGACAGGGTCGTCAAGTTCCTCAACACCGACTTCTCGTCAAAGAAGAAACTCGACACCAGCGAGGTGGACAAAGGGATCACCAGGCTCCCTGACGGGCGGATCGTGGTCACCCCCCAGGAACACCGGGCACTTGAGTACATGATGATCAGGGACAAGATCGAGATGGGCATCCTCAAGCCCTTCCTTTCAGACCCTTATATCGAGGATATCTCCTGTGATGGGGTCGGCCCGATCTTCATCGAGCACAAGGCCTTCAAAGGGCTCAAGTCGGTGATCGGGTTTACTGATTCTGGGCCTCTCGACCAGTTCGTCATCAAGATGGCCGAGCGGATCAAGAAACCGATCACCTACCGCAACCCGGTGGTGGACGCCACCCTCCCGGACGGGTCTCGTATCAACATCGTGTACGGCAGCGACATCAGCCGGCACGGGAGCAACTTCACGATCAGGAAAGTGAACGAGGAACCGCTCTCCATCCTCCACCTTATCAACTCCAAGACCTGCGACTTCATGCTCGCGGCGTACCTCTGGATCTGCCTGGAGTTCGGGATGTCCCTCTTCGTGAGCGGGGAGACGGCGAGTGGGAAGACGACGACGCTCAACGCGATCACCACCTTCCTCCCGCCAGAGAACAAGATCGTGACCATCGAGGATACCCCTGAACTGACCGTGCCGCACCGGAACTGGACGCGCGAGGTCGCGAAGGGCAAGGGGAAAGGCGAAGGCGAGGGCTCGGACGTCACCATGTTCGACCTCCTGAAGGCCGCCCTCCGTCAGCGTCCCAACCAGATCCTGGTGGGTGAGATCCGTGGTGTCGAAGGGAGCGTCGCCTTCTCGGCCATGCAGACCGGTCACCCGGTCATGAGCACCTTCCACGCCGCCTCGGTGGAGAAACTGATCCAGCGTCTCTGCGGTGACCCGATCCTCATCCCAAAGACTCACGTGGACAACCTCAACATCGTCATCATCCAGAGTGCGGTCCGCAGGCCGGGCGGCGGGACGGTGCGACGGATGCTCAGCGTCAACGAACTTGTCGGCTACGACCCCCAGACCCAGGGTTTCTCCTTTGTCGAGATGTTCCACTGGGACCCGGTCACCGACGAGCATGTCTTCTGCGGGCGTGGGAGCAGTTATCTGCTTGAGAACAAGATCGCAACCCTCCTTGGGATCCCTGAGAGCAAGAGGAATGAGATCTACTTCGAGGTCGATAAACGGGCAAAGATCCTGCAGCGGCTCAATGATGCCGGCTACCTCAGGTTCTGGGACCTCTTCCACACGATCTCGAAGATCAAGAAACAGGGTCTGCTCAAGATCGAGGTCTGA